The Candidatus Koribacter versatilis Ellin345 genome has a segment encoding these proteins:
- a CDS encoding BrxA/BrxB family bacilliredoxin — protein MYPEIMLVPMREELTRIGIEETRTADAVDDAVRGTEGTLMVVVNSVCGCAAGKMRPGIRRAFDHATKPARSITVFAGQDGEATDRARGYFTGYPPSSPSIGFLREGQLVHMIQRSDIETRTADQIEALLTQAFDQYCGATAGAKS, from the coding sequence ATGTATCCAGAAATCATGTTGGTCCCGATGCGCGAAGAACTTACTCGCATCGGTATTGAAGAAACAAGAACCGCCGATGCCGTGGACGACGCTGTCCGGGGTACCGAAGGTACGCTCATGGTAGTAGTTAACTCGGTGTGTGGTTGCGCCGCCGGCAAAATGCGCCCGGGAATCCGTCGCGCCTTTGATCACGCGACCAAGCCGGCCCGCTCCATCACCGTGTTTGCCGGTCAGGACGGCGAAGCCACCGATCGCGCCCGGGGCTATTTCACCGGCTACCCGCCGTCCTCGCCATCCATTGGCTTCCTGCGCGAGGGCCAACTGGTCCACATGATCCAGCGCAGTGACATCGAAACCCGCACTGCCGATCAGATCGAAGCCCTTCTTACGCAGGCGTTCGATCAGTATTGCGGAGCAACGGCTGGCGCAAAGAGCTAG
- a CDS encoding rhomboid family intramembrane serine protease has translation MAKCEQCGAEFSNWFGDVKHRCPKCEQQAAAPQQPPPQVLLPDGTLSPAPVQRTLPAPIVTRILIGINVAVFLAMVLLTRQFVEFDTPTALRWGADYGPATASGEWWRMLTSMFLHGGILHILVNMFALRNLGYTAELFYGRKNFLIIYMLSGFGGSAATLLWRPDSVSVGASGAIFGVAGALAAMVYFKKLPVDRALLKRDIGSIGAVIFYNLLIGAALPIINNAAHVGGLVAGAILGFTLPAMIFRTEREKSNSSGTIAIGIVIALIVAIGITGHQKLAAEEELYRADKAYEAGKKSEALQHLERAAAMHPETFTANFMIGAIYLDEGQPEKAVPFLEKAVQLQPENRAAKQALDRARNSLNK, from the coding sequence ATGGCTAAATGCGAACAATGCGGCGCGGAGTTCTCTAACTGGTTTGGGGATGTAAAACATCGCTGCCCCAAATGCGAGCAGCAAGCTGCCGCCCCGCAGCAGCCGCCTCCACAAGTGCTCCTGCCAGACGGCACGCTATCGCCGGCTCCGGTCCAACGCACGCTGCCCGCGCCGATCGTCACTCGCATATTGATCGGAATCAATGTGGCGGTGTTTTTAGCGATGGTGCTGCTCACACGCCAATTCGTGGAGTTCGATACTCCTACCGCGCTGCGATGGGGGGCGGATTACGGTCCGGCAACCGCCAGCGGCGAGTGGTGGCGCATGCTGACCTCGATGTTCCTGCACGGCGGTATTTTGCACATCCTGGTGAACATGTTTGCGCTGCGAAACCTTGGGTACACCGCGGAACTGTTCTACGGGCGCAAGAATTTCCTCATTATTTACATGCTGAGCGGCTTTGGCGGAAGTGCGGCAACGCTGTTGTGGCGTCCCGACAGCGTGAGCGTCGGTGCGAGTGGTGCGATTTTCGGCGTGGCCGGAGCGCTCGCAGCGATGGTGTATTTCAAGAAGCTTCCGGTAGACCGTGCATTGCTGAAACGCGACATCGGCAGTATCGGCGCTGTAATCTTCTACAACCTGCTGATCGGCGCCGCATTGCCGATCATCAATAACGCGGCCCACGTCGGCGGACTAGTTGCCGGCGCAATCCTTGGCTTCACCCTTCCTGCAATGATTTTCCGGACGGAACGGGAAAAATCGAATAGCTCGGGAACTATTGCCATCGGGATAGTAATTGCCTTGATTGTCGCAATCGGTATCACTGGACACCAGAAGCTGGCGGCGGAAGAGGAACTCTATCGCGCCGATAAGGCTTACGAGGCTGGCAAAAAGAGCGAGGCGCTGCAACACCTGGAACGCGCGGCTGCCATGCATCCCGAGACTTTCACCGCTAATTTTATGATCGGTGCGATTTATCTCGATGAAGGACAGCCCGAAAAGGCCGTTCCCTTCCTCGAGAAAGCTGTGCAATTGCAGCCTGAGAATCGGGCGGCCAAGCAGGCGCTCGACCGAGCCCGGAATTCCCTCAATAAATAG
- a CDS encoding CD225/dispanin family protein, giving the protein MFCTKCGTRNDENATTCIQCGNALRPASFGTPLTPPTPPLAPPQTPLPVQQYQAPIAQGYAAQPPMAVQIPNYLIQSILVTIFCCLPFGIVSIIFAAQVNSKAAAGDIAGAMQSSKQAKLFAWIGFGCGGAVVLIYAILIFVVGIAGIARHAH; this is encoded by the coding sequence GTGTTCTGTACAAAATGCGGCACGCGCAACGACGAAAACGCCACCACATGCATCCAGTGCGGCAACGCGCTGCGTCCGGCATCTTTCGGGACGCCGCTGACCCCACCCACGCCTCCACTCGCTCCGCCACAAACGCCTCTGCCGGTGCAGCAATACCAGGCACCGATTGCGCAGGGCTACGCAGCACAACCTCCAATGGCGGTGCAGATTCCGAACTACCTGATCCAGTCGATCCTGGTAACGATCTTCTGCTGCCTGCCGTTCGGGATTGTGTCCATCATCTTCGCGGCGCAGGTGAACTCGAAGGCAGCAGCGGGCGACATTGCTGGCGCGATGCAGTCTTCGAAGCAGGCGAAATTGTTCGCTTGGATTGGATTCGGTTGCGGCGGTGCGGTCGTCCTGATTTACGCGATACTGATCTTCGTGGTTGGTATCGCCGGCATCGCGCGCCATGCTCACTAG
- a CDS encoding UDP-N-acetylmuramate dehydrogenase, whose translation MHTLKEQVPLAPFTTLGVGGRANLFAEVTTEQEAREVVEYAKFNDYPLFVLGGGSNVVISDLGWPGIVMHVKIKGISQHREDEHVVYEAGAGEDWDTLVATTVAQNYGGLECMSGIPGSVGGTPVQNVGAYGQEVSDTIYRVTVVDRETAKIRNLTNTECGFTYRSSIFNTTQRDRYVVLKVGFSLQWGAAPKLEYADLKAYFDERSTTMPKPTLSDVREAVREIRRAKSMVLVEGDPNAKSVGSFFKNPVVPMDRFLKLDGEMQARGLQMPSYPADEGYKKLSAAWLVEKAGFHKGYVHGNVGISTKHSLAIINRGEAKASEIQGFMGVIRDTVATRFGLDLVPEPVFVGFDQR comes from the coding sequence GTGCATACGTTGAAAGAACAAGTTCCCCTGGCCCCGTTCACTACGCTGGGCGTGGGCGGACGAGCGAATCTCTTTGCGGAAGTCACGACCGAGCAAGAGGCGCGCGAGGTTGTTGAATACGCGAAGTTCAACGATTATCCGCTGTTCGTTCTTGGTGGTGGGAGCAACGTTGTGATCTCCGACCTGGGGTGGCCGGGGATCGTGATGCACGTCAAGATCAAGGGCATCAGCCAGCATCGCGAAGACGAGCACGTAGTGTATGAGGCCGGGGCTGGCGAGGACTGGGATACCTTGGTGGCAACCACCGTCGCGCAGAATTACGGCGGCCTGGAGTGCATGAGCGGGATTCCCGGGAGTGTAGGCGGTACACCGGTGCAAAACGTGGGTGCCTACGGCCAGGAAGTGAGCGACACGATTTATCGTGTGACCGTGGTGGACCGCGAAACGGCAAAGATCCGTAATCTGACGAATACCGAATGTGGTTTTACCTACCGATCGAGCATCTTCAACACCACCCAGCGCGACCGATATGTCGTGCTCAAAGTCGGATTCTCATTGCAATGGGGCGCCGCGCCAAAGCTCGAATATGCGGACCTGAAAGCGTATTTCGATGAGCGTTCCACCACGATGCCTAAGCCAACGTTGAGCGACGTGCGCGAAGCCGTGCGCGAAATTCGACGGGCGAAAAGCATGGTGCTTGTCGAGGGCGACCCTAACGCAAAGAGCGTGGGTTCCTTCTTCAAGAACCCCGTAGTGCCGATGGATCGCTTCCTTAAACTCGACGGCGAAATGCAGGCGCGCGGCTTGCAAATGCCGAGCTATCCCGCTGACGAAGGCTATAAGAAGTTGTCGGCCGCCTGGTTGGTTGAAAAGGCCGGATTTCACAAAGGCTATGTGCACGGCAACGTCGGCATTTCGACCAAGCACTCGCTGGCGATCATCAACCGGGGCGAAGCCAAGGCTTCGGAAATTCAAGGGTTTATGGGCGTGATCCGCGACACGGTCGCGACGCGTTTTGGCTTGGACCTGGTTCCGGAACCGGTCTTTGTTGGCTTCGACCAACGCTAG
- the modB gene encoding molybdate ABC transporter permease subunit: MAWSALLLSLKLSVIVSAVLLVIALPLGAWIAFSKARWKFLLESVVALPLVLPPTVLGFYVLVAIGPLSPVGRWYASLTGHTMAFTFEGLVFGSVLYSLPFAVQPMAAGFAAVDRTLLFAAATLGAAPFEVFRRVVLPLSKNAILTGVMLAFAHTLGEFGVVLMIGGNIPGQTQTVSIAIYDFVQALDYRAANQTALLLLAISFVILSLVYGLNRSKWVVWPWR, translated from the coding sequence TTGGCCTGGAGCGCACTTCTTCTTTCGCTGAAGCTATCGGTCATCGTCAGCGCCGTGCTGCTGGTGATCGCGTTGCCGCTTGGCGCGTGGATTGCCTTCTCAAAGGCGCGCTGGAAGTTTCTGCTTGAGTCAGTTGTCGCCTTGCCTCTGGTTCTGCCTCCCACCGTGCTGGGTTTCTACGTTCTCGTGGCGATCGGACCCTTAAGTCCGGTCGGACGCTGGTACGCCTCGCTCACCGGTCACACCATGGCGTTCACGTTTGAAGGCCTTGTTTTCGGTTCGGTTCTCTACAGTCTGCCGTTTGCGGTGCAGCCGATGGCGGCGGGATTCGCAGCCGTGGACCGAACTCTGCTCTTCGCTGCCGCAACCCTGGGCGCCGCGCCGTTCGAAGTCTTCCGCCGTGTGGTTCTGCCACTCTCGAAGAACGCCATCCTGACGGGAGTGATGCTGGCTTTTGCGCACACCCTTGGCGAATTTGGCGTGGTGCTGATGATCGGCGGCAATATTCCAGGGCAGACCCAGACCGTCTCCATAGCCATCTACGATTTCGTGCAGGCTCTCGATTATCGTGCCGCCAATCAAACGGCACTCTTGCTACTCGCAATTTCCTTTGTCATTTTGTCGCTGGTGTACGGCCTGAATCGCAGCAAGTGGGTGGTGTGGCCGTGGCGATGA
- a CDS encoding beta-propeller fold lactonase family protein translates to MPRFRFQAALGAAMLLCLAGCRPESNVSPNDHEFAYVSNGKSGTVSVIDARYFRPVTTLIVGKEPTGIAINPVNNEVYVVNAGSDSVSVIDSAKNEVLATIGVHKAPYFISVSADGKRGYVANSGSGNLSVLDLEKHSEIATVAVGSAPGEAAVTPDGKTVVVSNRTANSVSLIDAAKSSVRTTLSVCKEPQDIVVMKNSAKAFVVCPPTNQVAAIDLKRDVVLALLDVGGSPIQLTIKPDGGEIFVSNFGSNNISSIEAYTNEVGNSFPIGDKPTMAVTTSDNSLLYVSDFGSDSVSVYSIDDGKAIDSIQVGSRPDALAFTSDESHLLVVNSGSGDVAVVRTVKTKQNSKISRERSLVTMIPVGAQPNAIAIKSVTTK, encoded by the coding sequence GTGCCCCGCTTCAGATTCCAAGCTGCGCTCGGCGCGGCGATGTTGCTGTGCCTGGCCGGCTGTCGACCTGAAAGCAATGTCTCGCCCAATGATCACGAGTTCGCCTACGTGAGCAACGGTAAGAGCGGCACCGTCAGCGTGATAGACGCCCGCTATTTTCGTCCGGTCACTACGCTCATCGTTGGCAAAGAGCCAACCGGCATCGCGATCAACCCGGTAAATAACGAAGTGTATGTGGTGAATGCCGGGTCCGATTCGGTGTCGGTGATTGACTCCGCGAAGAATGAGGTTCTGGCAACGATCGGGGTTCACAAGGCGCCGTATTTCATCTCCGTCAGCGCCGATGGGAAACGTGGCTACGTGGCGAATTCCGGGTCCGGCAATTTGTCGGTGCTCGACCTGGAGAAACATTCGGAGATCGCGACCGTCGCTGTGGGCTCAGCGCCAGGTGAGGCTGCGGTTACGCCGGACGGGAAGACGGTGGTGGTCTCGAACCGTACAGCCAATTCGGTTTCGCTCATTGACGCCGCAAAAAGCAGCGTGCGGACGACGCTTTCGGTTTGCAAGGAGCCACAGGACATCGTGGTGATGAAGAATTCGGCGAAGGCGTTTGTGGTCTGTCCGCCGACGAACCAGGTAGCGGCTATCGATCTGAAGCGCGACGTGGTGCTCGCGCTATTGGACGTTGGGGGGTCGCCGATTCAGCTCACGATAAAGCCGGATGGCGGCGAAATCTTCGTCAGCAACTTTGGCTCGAACAATATTTCCTCGATCGAGGCGTACACCAACGAAGTCGGCAACTCGTTTCCTATCGGCGACAAACCCACGATGGCCGTGACCACCAGCGACAATTCCCTGCTGTACGTGAGCGACTTCGGCTCCGATTCGGTGTCGGTGTACAGCATTGACGACGGCAAGGCGATTGATTCGATCCAGGTCGGCAGCCGTCCGGATGCGTTAGCTTTTACCAGCGACGAGTCGCACCTGCTGGTGGTCAACAGCGGCTCGGGCGACGTGGCTGTGGTGCGCACCGTAAAGACCAAGCAGAACTCGAAGATCAGCCGCGAACGCTCGCTCGTGACGATGATCCCGGTTGGCGCACAGCCCAATGCAATCGCCATTAAGAGCGTAACAACGAAATAG
- the miaB gene encoding tRNA (N6-isopentenyl adenosine(37)-C2)-methylthiotransferase MiaB, giving the protein MPVSSDPKTFYIETFGCQMNFHDSEKVVGTLISQGYRQVETELDAGLILYNTCSIRDKAEQKVFHRLSEFRQLQKEGKRFAVLGCVAQQEGEKIFERAPHVSLVAGSASYRNLAEMLVQIESGSQRITGLDDRETDQTFETEFTARGNAHRGYITIIEGCDKFCAYCVVPYTRGKERSRSAESVLREARQMADAGFTDVQLLGQNVNSYHDPSGTMTFAELLTAVGEITGIKRVRFTTSHPRDFTRDIVEAIDNHPTLCDHVHLPVQSGSSKVLREMFREYTREQYLERISWMKATKNRKLSITTDVIVGFPGETETEFEETLALLDHVQYDGVFSFKYSPRPNTPALKYIDTVPEQEKSRRLQILMEHQREIQRANYRKHIGETIEVMVEAENATRAQWIGRTSQNKTLNFTVPQTVQPEIGSYHQVLVTQAFPNSLVGELVG; this is encoded by the coding sequence CATTTCCCAAGGCTACCGTCAGGTCGAGACGGAACTGGACGCCGGCCTCATCCTCTACAACACCTGCTCGATTCGAGATAAAGCGGAGCAGAAGGTCTTCCATCGCCTGAGCGAATTCCGGCAGCTTCAAAAGGAAGGCAAGCGATTCGCAGTGCTCGGCTGCGTGGCGCAGCAGGAAGGCGAAAAGATCTTCGAGCGTGCGCCGCACGTTTCTCTGGTTGCGGGTTCAGCCTCGTACCGCAATTTGGCGGAGATGCTGGTGCAGATCGAGAGCGGCAGCCAGCGCATCACTGGCCTCGACGACCGCGAGACCGACCAGACCTTCGAGACTGAGTTCACTGCGCGCGGCAACGCGCACCGCGGATACATCACGATCATCGAAGGCTGCGACAAGTTCTGCGCCTACTGCGTAGTGCCGTACACGCGCGGCAAAGAGCGCAGCCGTAGCGCCGAGAGCGTGCTGAGAGAAGCGCGCCAGATGGCCGATGCCGGCTTCACAGATGTCCAACTGCTCGGCCAGAACGTGAACTCCTACCACGATCCCAGCGGAACGATGACGTTCGCCGAACTGCTGACAGCAGTTGGCGAGATCACGGGAATCAAACGGGTTCGCTTCACTACTTCGCACCCACGCGACTTCACTCGCGACATCGTTGAGGCGATCGACAATCACCCGACGCTCTGTGACCACGTGCATCTGCCGGTGCAGAGCGGTTCGAGCAAAGTGCTGCGCGAGATGTTCCGCGAGTACACCCGCGAACAGTATCTCGAACGTATCTCTTGGATGAAGGCGACGAAGAACCGGAAGCTCAGCATTACAACGGACGTCATTGTTGGATTCCCTGGCGAAACCGAGACCGAATTCGAAGAGACGCTGGCTCTGCTTGATCACGTTCAATACGACGGTGTGTTCTCGTTCAAGTATTCGCCGCGTCCTAATACTCCGGCGCTGAAGTACATTGACACCGTTCCCGAGCAGGAGAAATCGCGTCGATTACAGATCCTGATGGAACACCAGCGTGAGATCCAGCGTGCTAATTATCGCAAGCACATCGGCGAGACCATTGAAGTAATGGTTGAAGCCGAAAATGCGACGCGCGCGCAATGGATTGGCCGAACCTCACAGAACAAGACACTGAATTTTACAGTCCCGCAAACCGTGCAGCCCGAAATCGGGTCATATCATCAAGTGCTGGTAACCCAGGCATTCCCCAACAGCCTGGTGGGAGAACTCGTCGGCTAA
- a CDS encoding DUF4870 domain-containing protein, which yields MAFCPGCGTQVADGTTFCPSCGKPIGASAGSAAAAAPAAAPAAAPVAAANSGLADNIAGLLCYSPVGLICDIIWLVAEPYKSNKFLRFHAFQSLFLAGAWFVLWIGLMILGFILTAIGGPLGLIMFPIDIVVALGFFALCIIMMIKAYQMQTPHLPIIGALADKQV from the coding sequence ATGGCGTTTTGTCCAGGTTGTGGAACTCAGGTCGCAGACGGCACAACGTTTTGCCCATCCTGCGGAAAACCGATTGGTGCGAGTGCAGGATCTGCCGCAGCGGCGGCACCAGCGGCGGCTCCGGCTGCAGCTCCCGTAGCCGCTGCAAATTCAGGGCTTGCCGACAACATCGCGGGTCTGCTTTGCTACTCCCCGGTCGGGCTCATCTGCGACATCATTTGGTTGGTTGCCGAACCGTACAAGAGCAACAAGTTTCTTCGCTTCCATGCATTTCAGTCGCTGTTCCTCGCGGGTGCGTGGTTCGTACTGTGGATCGGTCTCATGATCCTGGGCTTCATCTTGACGGCGATAGGCGGACCGCTCGGCCTCATCATGTTCCCAATCGACATAGTTGTCGCCCTCGGTTTCTTCGCGCTCTGTATCATCATGATGATCAAGGCGTACCAGATGCAAACGCCGCATTTGCCGATCATCGGCGCTCTTGCCGACAAACAGGTCTAG
- a CDS encoding molybdenum ABC transporter ATP-binding protein, translated as MTLRAQVRKQFGSGFTLNADLTCAPGFHILFGASGAGKTTLLDCIAGLSSPDEGNTTLGERTLFDADSGVAIPTHLRQIGYVLQTQALFPHKTARENIAFGIRDGDRSLVNALSQQMGISDMLDRKPAQLSAGQRQRVALARTLVTEPQCVLMDEPLAALDATTKTTIIEVLRQWNEQRQVPILYVTHDRDEAYSLGERLIVMEEGKVTATGTPHEVLATPIRNTVAQLAGFENLLRCEIVSGHVDQGTMSCRIAGTEVLLEAPLTQMQSKTCTLGIRAGDILLAAERPTAISARNILQGRVESTEQRGVLVRLLLNVNGAKFEAHVTPGAQVALNLSGGRSVWLVIKTYSCHLLET; from the coding sequence ATGACGCTGCGAGCCCAGGTTCGCAAGCAGTTCGGCAGCGGCTTCACGCTCAATGCGGATCTCACGTGCGCACCGGGCTTCCACATTTTGTTCGGCGCCTCCGGAGCGGGGAAGACGACGCTGTTGGATTGCATTGCCGGGCTGAGTTCGCCCGATGAAGGCAATACGACGCTCGGCGAGCGCACGCTGTTCGACGCCGATTCGGGCGTGGCAATCCCAACTCATCTCCGCCAGATCGGTTACGTGCTGCAAACGCAAGCGCTCTTCCCGCATAAGACAGCGCGAGAGAATATCGCCTTCGGTATCAGAGACGGCGATCGTTCACTTGTAAATGCTCTCTCACAGCAAATGGGAATCAGCGATATGCTTGACCGTAAGCCTGCGCAGCTGTCGGCCGGGCAACGGCAACGGGTTGCTCTCGCGCGCACGCTGGTTACAGAGCCGCAATGCGTGCTGATGGACGAACCGCTCGCCGCCCTCGACGCGACTACCAAAACGACGATTATCGAAGTGCTGCGCCAATGGAACGAACAACGGCAAGTCCCGATTCTGTATGTCACGCATGATCGCGATGAGGCCTATAGTCTCGGCGAACGCCTGATCGTAATGGAAGAAGGAAAGGTCACTGCGACGGGCACTCCCCATGAAGTCCTGGCGACGCCTATACGTAACACGGTTGCGCAACTTGCCGGGTTCGAGAACCTGCTGCGCTGCGAGATTGTTAGTGGACATGTAGACCAAGGCACGATGAGTTGCCGGATTGCCGGCACAGAGGTTTTGCTCGAGGCCCCGCTGACCCAGATGCAAAGCAAAACTTGCACGCTGGGTATCCGTGCCGGAGACATTCTGCTCGCGGCAGAGCGCCCGACCGCGATTAGCGCCCGCAATATCTTGCAGGGCAGAGTGGAATCCACCGAACAGCGCGGAGTGCTGGTAAGGCTCTTATTGAACGTGAACGGGGCAAAGTTCGAAGCGCACGTTACGCCCGGCGCGCAGGTCGCGCTCAATCTCTCAGGCGGACGTAGCGTCTGGCTGGTGATTAAGACCTATTCCTGTCATCTGCTCGAAACCTAG
- the aroF gene encoding 3-deoxy-7-phosphoheptulonate synthase codes for MLVVMNAHATEEQVGAVCKRIEELGFRAHPIPGAQRTAIGITGNQGEVEPGAIEELPGVVEVIRVSKPYKLVSRDVKEDNTVVRFANGATIGSEELAVVAGPCAIENHKQAFAIAEHVAKSGVRFFRGGAYKPRTSPYSFQGLGEEGLKIMAEIRDQFGLLIVTEAVDNESLDQVEKYADVIQIGARNMQNFSLLKRAGRARKPVLLKRGMSATLEEFLMAAEYVMSEGNYNVVLCERGVRTFSDYTRNTLDLSVVPAVHRLSHLPILVDPSHGTGVRSKVTPLSRASVAVGADGLIVEVHNEPDRALSDGKQSLYLEQFDELMTQVRQIAPVVQRKVADRGLALTTRLNSASAR; via the coding sequence ATGTTAGTCGTGATGAACGCGCACGCCACCGAGGAACAGGTCGGCGCGGTCTGTAAACGGATTGAGGAACTTGGGTTCCGCGCGCATCCGATCCCGGGAGCGCAGCGGACTGCCATTGGTATTACCGGCAACCAGGGCGAAGTCGAACCTGGCGCCATCGAAGAACTGCCTGGCGTAGTGGAAGTCATCCGGGTCAGCAAGCCTTACAAGCTCGTAAGCCGAGATGTGAAGGAAGACAACACCGTCGTCCGCTTCGCGAACGGCGCGACCATCGGCAGCGAAGAACTGGCGGTCGTGGCAGGGCCGTGCGCGATCGAGAACCACAAGCAGGCCTTTGCGATCGCCGAGCACGTTGCCAAATCGGGAGTGCGGTTCTTCCGCGGCGGGGCGTATAAGCCGCGCACCTCGCCGTATTCGTTCCAGGGACTGGGCGAAGAGGGCCTGAAAATTATGGCCGAGATTCGCGACCAGTTCGGCTTGCTGATCGTCACCGAGGCAGTGGACAACGAGTCGCTCGACCAGGTTGAGAAATATGCCGATGTGATCCAGATCGGCGCGCGCAACATGCAGAACTTCTCGCTCCTCAAGCGTGCCGGACGCGCTCGCAAGCCGGTGCTGCTGAAACGAGGCATGTCGGCGACACTGGAAGAGTTCCTGATGGCTGCCGAGTACGTAATGAGCGAGGGCAACTACAACGTTGTGCTCTGCGAGCGCGGCGTGCGGACGTTCTCCGATTACACACGCAATACCCTCGACCTGAGCGTGGTGCCAGCAGTGCATCGGTTGAGCCATCTGCCGATCCTTGTGGATCCGAGCCATGGGACGGGGGTACGCAGCAAGGTGACGCCGTTGTCCCGCGCATCGGTCGCCGTTGGAGCGGATGGGCTGATCGTGGAAGTGCACAACGAACCGGACCGCGCTCTCTCCGATGGCAAGCAGTCTCTTTATCTCGAACAGTTCGACGAACTGATGACACAGGTTCGGCAGATCGCGCCGGTGGTTCAGCGCAAAGTCGCCGACCGTGGCCTGGCGCTCACGACGCGATTGAATTCGGCCAGCGCCCGATGA
- a CDS encoding bifunctional nuclease family protein produces MEVEMKIRGLMMDPVTNMPIVILKDVGSDTVLPIWVGVYEANAIALEIEKVTTPRPMTHDLLKNVLLGMEAQVEKVVVTELREDTFYAVIWVTRNGSPVSIDSRPSDALALALRVDCPIYVEDEVLKTSKQAAQISDRVTADDLRKWLEGLGDDDLGRYKM; encoded by the coding sequence ATGGAAGTCGAAATGAAAATCCGTGGTCTGATGATGGATCCGGTGACCAACATGCCCATCGTGATCCTGAAAGATGTCGGCAGCGACACCGTCCTGCCCATATGGGTCGGCGTGTATGAAGCAAACGCCATCGCGCTTGAGATTGAGAAGGTCACCACCCCGCGACCGATGACCCACGACCTGCTGAAGAATGTTCTGCTCGGCATGGAAGCACAGGTTGAGAAAGTCGTGGTTACGGAGCTCCGCGAAGACACCTTCTACGCCGTGATTTGGGTTACCCGAAACGGAAGCCCGGTGAGTATCGATTCGCGCCCGTCGGATGCCCTGGCCTTGGCATTGCGCGTGGATTGCCCGATTTATGTGGAAGACGAGGTTCTGAAGACCAGCAAGCAGGCGGCTCAAATCAGCGACCGCGTGACCGCAGACGACCTGCGCAAGTGGCTCGAAGGCTTGGGCGACGACGATCTCGGCCGCTACAAGATGTAG
- a CDS encoding DUF2752 domain-containing protein — protein sequence MLTSLAQDERRLMKVSAAILGAMIVAVTFARPGHRGILPPCPFHALTGFFCPGCGSTRALYLLVHGHPLAAFGENALAVTLLPFLIYELLAVLSRRLPVISTRLRPWAVWTLFAVVLAFSILRNIPGAPFNLLAPTDLR from the coding sequence ATGCTCACTAGCCTTGCACAAGACGAACGGCGGTTGATGAAGGTCTCGGCTGCGATCCTTGGAGCGATGATCGTGGCCGTCACCTTCGCACGCCCTGGACACCGCGGGATATTGCCTCCATGTCCGTTTCATGCGCTGACGGGCTTCTTCTGCCCGGGCTGCGGATCGACGCGGGCGTTGTATCTGCTCGTACATGGGCATCCGCTGGCCGCATTCGGCGAGAATGCACTCGCTGTGACGCTGCTGCCCTTCCTGATTTACGAGTTGTTGGCCGTGCTCTCACGGCGGCTGCCGGTGATCAGCACGCGGCTGCGGCCCTGGGCGGTGTGGACGCTGTTTGCCGTCGTGCTGGCCTTCAGCATCTTGCGCAATATTCCGGGTGCGCCATTCAACCTCCTGGCGCCAACCGATCTTCGCTAA